A single window of Candoia aspera isolate rCanAsp1 chromosome 3, rCanAsp1.hap2, whole genome shotgun sequence DNA harbors:
- the ASIP gene encoding agouti-signaling protein produces the protein MEYKNVFLGFLLCCMLFTAGYSYMIFEEKQNLDNYAINNNKIKIPDLPPISIIDLTKTSLKLSRKEAEKKKSMKRMGQQKKPSRPKPSPPLNCVATWASCKPPSHPCCDFCAFCHCRLFQTVCYCRMGNPNC, from the exons ATGGAATATAAGAACGTTTTTCTGGGTTTCCTTCTTTGCTGCATGTTGTTTACAGCCGGCTATTCTTACATGATATTTGAGGAAAAGCAGAACTTGGACAACTatgcaataaataataacaaaatcaaGATCCCGGATCTCCCACCCATCTCTATAATAG ATTTAACCAAAACGTCCCTGAAGCTAAGCAGGAAAGAGgctgagaaaaagaaatctatgaAG AGAATGGGGCAACAGAAAAAACCTTCCAGACCCAAACCCTCTCCCCCTCTGAACTGTGTCGCTACTTGGGCAAGCTGCAAGCCACCATCTCATCCCTGCTGTGATTTCTGTGCCTTCTGCCACTGCCGACTATTTCAGACAGTCTGCTACTGCCGTATGGGAAACCCAAACTGCTAG